One Flavobacterium cerinum genomic window, TAAAAGGGTTTAGATTCAGTCTTTACGGAAGTATCAACCCATGGGTTTTATTAGCCAATGGTGAGGTTAAAAAAGTAAAAAACAATCAGATTACAGGTAGTTCTAAAGTTGGAAGTGTTGTAAAAGTTGGAGGTAATGATGCCATCGTTGTCGGATCTAAAGGAACAATAAAAGATGCATCCAAGTCCGGTTTTGTTGATGATTTGATAAAAGGTATCGATAATTCTAAGCAAGCAGGAAAAGTAGGGGATGAGGTATTTGAAAGTAGTAAAAAAGTCTATGACGAATTACTAGAGGCTAGTAAAGACTCTAAAGGCGTTGTTGGTAAGAATATCGAAGCTGTAGCAGCTAAGATATCTAAAAAAGGAGGAGTGCCACGTAATCCGAATTTTAGGCCAGATTTCTTTAAATTTTTAGAAAGTCAAGGTCTGAAACTCTCTGAAAATGCTAAAAAATTCATTGCAGTACACCATATTGTGCCTAATTCCCTAAAAGGAATTGAAGAAATAGCGGACTTTTTATCTGATATGGGGCATAATATTGATGAGGTTATAAATGCAATTGGACTTCCTAGAATCGATCTAGATCTATTGGATGAAGCAATAAAGGCACTTGATGATAGTATTGATGTTTTAAAAAATACAAAACACGTTGATGAAGTCAAAGAAACTTTAAAATTAGCGGATGATGTTGATATTAATGAACTGAAAAGAATAGTTAAAGAACTAGAAAGTATCAAAGATGCATCTATCCACTCTGTTAAAACGTATCATCCAGGCTATAATGCTATGATGAGTGAAGATATATTGAAGCTAGCAACACAGTTTGATGAATTGATAGAAGCTGGAGTTTCTAAAGCAGCAGCTATAGAAAAGTATAAGCCAATTTTTGATAAATTATTTAATTCAACAATTGATGATCTATTAAACGGAACAATAAAATTATAATTATGATGAGTTTTTATATATTAAAATCAGTAGTTGATGACGAAGATTACTTAGCTGAAAAAGTTAATGTTTCAGAAAAAGGAATGCATAAACTAAGTATTTCAGGAGTATCTTTAAAGGATAAAGAACTTAAAATTGAATTAAAGAAAAATAAAGGTAATGTTAGAAATGTTATCTCCAATTTATACGGTATTCCAATAATATCTGAGTTGATTTCAGATGTTTTATTGAGTAATTGTCCAAATGAAATTGAGTTATTTGAGGTGAAAATTGACATGAAGATAGAATCAAAGTTTTATTTTTTAAATATACTTGACAATGTAGATGCTATTGATTTTGAAAAGTCTATTTACGTGGAAATCATGCCTGAAACTAAAGTGTTATCAGAAATCACTAAGCTAGTTTTAAATAACTCTAAAGTCCAGTCAAGACATATTTTTAGGTTAAAACATTTTAGAGATGAAATTGTAGTATCTGAGGATTTAAAAAATAGACTTGAGGATTTAAAAATTTCCGAGTATAAATTTATACCAATAGAAGATTTCGAATACAAGGCAGGTCGTTTAAATAGATACTAAAACTGTTTTGTATTTCGATATATGTGACTCATTTTAAAAAGAGTAGCTGTAAAAACTCCGTAATGTCTTCTGACTTTGCGGAGTTTTTTAATTTAATAAATGCACGACTTTGTTTTTAAAAGCTAAAGACTTATTCATAATGCAACGCTTCAATCGGGTCGAGTTTTGAGGCTTTTAAAGCCGGGTAATAACCGAAAAAGATACCGGTTATAGCGCAAACCAAAAACGAAAGAATCACCGAAGACTCTGAAATCAATGTCGGCCATTGTAAAAAGTACTGAATCAGCTCGGAAGCGATGATGCCTACAATAATCCCGATTGCACCGCCCGTTAGACTGATCAATATGGCTTCTACCAGGAACTGCAATAAAATATTACGCCCGTTTGCTCCGATCGACATTCGCAAACCGATTTCCTTGGTACGCTCCGTAACCGAAACATACATAATATTCATAATCCCGATTCCGCCAATCAACAGGGAAATCCCGGAAATAGCCGTTAACAATACCGTTAATAGCTGACTCGTTGAGCTAAATGTGTTGATCAATTCTGCTTGGGTGCGTACAGAAAAATCATCATCGTCTTTTGCTTTTAACCGGTGGGATGTCCGCATGATTTGTTCGATTTCAGCAGTCGCTAATTCCGTCTGACTTTCATCGGTCGTTGAGGTATAAATATTCTGTAAATAAATCGAATTCGTGATTCGCTTTTGAACCGTACTGTAGGGCGAAATAATAATATCATCCTGATCCTGTCCGAATGCATTTTCACCCTTACTCTCCAAAATACCGATCACCCGAAACGGAATTTTATTAAACCGGATGGTCTGACCTATCGGATCGGTTCCGTTCGGGAAAATATTATCAACTACCGTTTGACCTAAAAGACAAACTTTATTTGCGATATGAATATCCGATTCTCTAAAAGCAATTCCTTCTTTTAAAGGCCAGTTTCGAATCGTTAAATAACCGATATCAACACCTTGCATGGTTGTAGGCCAGTTTAACGAACCGTTAATGGCTTGTCCTTTTGAGGATACGGCCGGCGAAACGGCATTTAAATACTTTGCTTCTTTTTTAAGTGCTT contains:
- a CDS encoding Imm43 family immunity protein is translated as MMSFYILKSVVDDEDYLAEKVNVSEKGMHKLSISGVSLKDKELKIELKKNKGNVRNVISNLYGIPIISELISDVLLSNCPNEIELFEVKIDMKIESKFYFLNILDNVDAIDFEKSIYVEIMPETKVLSEITKLVLNNSKVQSRHIFRLKHFRDEIVVSEDLKNRLEDLKISEYKFIPIEDFEYKAGRLNRY
- a CDS encoding ABC transporter permease is translated as MRIANLFLIALKALRRNKLRALLTMLGIIIGVASVIAMVAIGQGSKQSIQDQLSSMGSNMITIRPNSNVTAGARLDISSVQTLTLADVEALKKEAKYLNAVSPAVSSKGQAINGSLNWPTTMQGVDIGYLTIRNWPLKEGIAFRESDIHIANKVCLLGQTVVDNIFPNGTDPIGQTIRFNKIPFRVIGILESKGENAFGQDQDDIIISPYSTVQKRITNSIYLQNIYTSTTDESQTELATAEIEQIMRTSHRLKAKDDDDFSVRTQAELINTFSSTSQLLTVLLTAISGISLLIGGIGIMNIMYVSVTERTKEIGLRMSIGANGRNILLQFLVEAILISLTGGAIGIIVGIIASELIQYFLQWPTLISESSVILSFLVCAITGIFFGYYPALKASKLDPIEALHYE